From the Acidobacteriota bacterium genome, one window contains:
- the fabL gene encoding enoyl-[acyl-carrier-protein] reductase FabL, which translates to MTDKCALITGASRGIGRAIAMKLAAEGVHVAINYLRSQTPALETARAIERFGVRAVPIKGNVADRGQLACIFEKIRAEFGRLDIVVSNAASGVLKPAVELSERHWHWTMDINAGALLGLVQHAMPLIGDRGGRVIAVSSLGAVRAIPDYAAVGASKAALESLVRHLAVELAPRGINVNAVSAGVVETDALKHFPRREEILDNSRRRTPAGRLTTPEDVANVVYFLCTPLADMIHGQTLVVDGGYSIVA; encoded by the coding sequence TTGACAGACAAATGCGCGCTGATCACAGGCGCCTCACGGGGTATCGGCCGCGCCATTGCCATGAAGCTGGCCGCGGAGGGCGTCCATGTGGCCATCAACTATCTGCGCAGCCAGACTCCGGCGCTGGAGACGGCTCGGGCCATCGAACGGTTCGGCGTCCGGGCGGTGCCCATCAAGGGCAACGTGGCGGATCGCGGCCAGCTGGCGTGCATCTTCGAGAAGATCCGCGCGGAGTTCGGACGCCTGGATATCGTGGTGAGTAACGCCGCGTCGGGCGTCCTCAAGCCGGCGGTGGAGCTCTCGGAACGGCACTGGCATTGGACCATGGACATCAACGCCGGAGCCCTGCTCGGCCTGGTCCAGCACGCCATGCCGCTCATAGGTGACCGCGGCGGGCGGGTGATTGCCGTGAGCAGCCTGGGGGCGGTGCGCGCCATCCCCGATTACGCGGCGGTGGGGGCGTCGAAGGCGGCCCTGGAATCGCTGGTCCGCCACCTGGCCGTGGAACTGGCGCCGCGTGGGATCAATGTGAATGCCGTTTCGGCCGGCGTGGTGGAAACCGACGCGCTCAAACACTTCCCCCGCCGGGAAGAGATTCTGGACAACTCCCGCCGGCGCACGCCGGCCGGTCGTCTCACGACGCCCGAAGATGTCGCCAACGTGGTGTATTTCCTTTGCACCCCGCTGGCCGACATGATTCACGGCCAAACCCTCGTGGTGGACGGCGGCTACTCCATCGTGGCCTGA
- a CDS encoding prohibitin family protein: MFFLGLLIAIVAVVALRVVGRQGGVPRLAAIGALVLGVLLMLLQAVTVVPAGHVGVVDFFGSVSPTPLRAGINLVNPLANVLVFSVKTQEMKEVLDVPSKEGLTVQLEVSVLYHLNTEKVPEVYRTVGPDYLRVLLEPQVRSVARGVTAGYDARALYTSEREALSRLIAAEISRSVGPRGVVIESAPLRRVGLPPGLTQAIEEKLRAEQESQRMKFVLEKEKLEAERKRIEAQGISDFQNIVSKGISEQLLQWKGIEATEKLAQSANSKVVVIGAGKNGLPLILNAD; the protein is encoded by the coding sequence ATGTTTTTTTTGGGCCTGTTGATCGCGATCGTGGCTGTCGTGGCGCTTCGCGTGGTGGGCCGCCAGGGCGGCGTGCCCCGTCTTGCCGCCATCGGGGCGCTGGTGCTCGGTGTGCTGCTCATGCTGCTCCAGGCTGTGACCGTGGTGCCCGCCGGCCACGTGGGGGTGGTGGACTTTTTCGGCTCGGTGTCGCCGACGCCGCTGCGCGCCGGCATCAACCTGGTCAATCCCCTGGCCAACGTGCTGGTTTTCAGCGTCAAGACCCAAGAGATGAAGGAGGTCTTGGACGTGCCGTCCAAGGAGGGGCTTACTGTCCAGTTGGAAGTGAGCGTCCTGTATCATCTGAATACGGAAAAGGTACCCGAAGTGTATCGGACAGTCGGTCCCGATTACCTTCGGGTGCTGCTGGAGCCGCAAGTTCGGTCTGTGGCGCGCGGCGTGACCGCCGGCTACGACGCACGGGCCTTGTACACCTCCGAGCGGGAAGCCCTGTCGCGGCTCATTGCCGCAGAGATCAGCCGCAGCGTGGGACCCCGCGGCGTCGTCATCGAGTCGGCGCCGTTGCGCCGGGTGGGTTTACCGCCCGGGCTCACCCAGGCCATCGAGGAGAAGCTGCGCGCCGAGCAGGAGAGCCAGCGGATGAAATTCGTCCTGGAGAAGGAGAAGCTCGAGGCGGAGCGCAAGCGCATCGAGGCGCAGGGCATCTCCGACTTTCAGAACATCGTCTCCAAGGGGATCAGCGAGCAGCTGCTCCAGTGGAAAGGGATCGAGGCCACCGAGAAGCTGGCCCAGTCGGCCAACAGCAAGGTGGTGGTGATCGGCGCCGGGAAGAACGGCCTGCCGCTCATCCTGAACGCCGACTGA